A segment of the Lentisphaerota bacterium genome:
CTGAATTTTTTCCACTTCCAGCTTCTGGTCGGCGGCGTCGTCTTCTCGGCGCTGGTCAACCCGGTCTTTTGGACGCTGGCGATCGTGTGGTTCGCCGTCCAGCCGATCGGAGTCGCGGCGCTGTTCCCCGGGCCTGTCTTTGCGGCGGGGACGTTCTGCCTGTTCGTGGGCAACTTCGCCTTTGTCTATGTCAACCTGCTCGGCTGCTACAAACGGCGCTATGACGCGCTGCTGCTGTGGAACCTGCTGACGCCGATTTACTGGATGCTGATGAGCTACAGCGGCTGGCGGGCGTTGTTCCAGTTTTTCAGCAATCCGTTCTATTGGGAGAAGACCCAGCATGGGCTCGTTCAAAAATAGACTCTATGATGGCGTCCCCGCCGCGCTGATCGCCTGTGCGATTGTCTGGATCGGACTGCTGACGGCCGGGCCGGGCGACACCACCGCCCTCGCCGTATGCCGGGAAGTGGTGGCCGGCACCGATCAAGGGCGGCAGGCGCTTGTGGGATCCTGCTGGTTCAGCCCGCTCGTGACGGTCGTCGCGCTGCCGTTTGTCTGGCTGCTGGGTGAAACACCGCTGGCGGGGTGGGCGACCGCGTGGCTGGCGTGGACGTTCGCCCTGGTGATTTGCGGACGCATCGTGGAGCGCTCCTGGGCCGGCGTGGCCCTCATGGCCCTGGCGGCCTGCGGCATCACCGCCTCTGGAGGGGGGGCGTCGCCCGCGGCCGCCGTGCCTGCGGCGCTTGCCGTTTTCGCGCTGCGCTCGGCGGCCCTGTGGAGCCGCGAGCAGCGGCTGCGCGATCTGGTGAAACTCGGCGCGGGACTCTCCGGATTGATCCTCTGCGGCATGCCCGTCCTGGGGATCACGCTGGCGCTGGCGCTCGCCGTGCCGCTGGGCGCAGGGGTCGGCGCCGATACCCGGCACCGCCTCCCGGCTGTACTGATTCTGGGCTGGCTGCCGATGCTCTACGCGCTTGGCGTCTGGGTGCTGATGAACAGGCTCATTTTCGGATCGAGCCTGTTTTTCCTGGAAAGTCTGGGCAGCGGTCGGGTTCTGCACTGGAACGGCGCGCAGTGGCTGCCGAATCGGCCGGAAGAGATCGCGGCGACCGCTGCCGCTGCGTATGCGCTGGCGGCGGGCCTGCTGACCCGCAACCGTCGCGCCGTCGCCCTCGGCATCCTTGGTCTGCTCTTCTGGGTCTGGCTGGTGGTGCTGCGCGGCGGGTCGGCGGTATGGGCTGATGCCGCCGGACGAACCGTGCTGATGGTGTCGGGGGCGCTCGCGCTCTGGCATCTCCGACACGGAGGCCCCGTCTGGCGGACGCCCTGGGTGACGGCGGGTGATGTGGCGCTCTTTGGGGTCGTCGCGGTGATCGGTGTGCGGGGCTTGACCGCGCCGGTGGCGCATCCTGCCGGGGCGATTGCAAAGCAGGTGGATGCCGATGTCCATGCGCGTTCGCCTCACGCGCGGGTCTTTGTGTGTGGCTATGCCGGGCTTCAATTGCTCACCGGCTCAGCGAGCGAACGCATCGAGCCCAACCTCGACCTGTATGTTCAGGCCCTCCGCGCCGATTATTACGGCCAAAACCTCTACCTGCTCGTCCCCGCGCCCGTCGGCGCGGCCGCCGCCGAAAACGTCCATATCCGTCACCCGGATCTCTACGCCTCGGGGGGCGGCCGTATGCTCGTCTACAACAATTACGGACCGTGGCGCCTCTTTGAGATCGTCGGCGCGCCCACGGAGCGGCAGTTGGAGGCGTGGCGCGCCGTCACGCGAGGCTCTTGCAAAACCCCTCCGGGGTGTTTGCAAGAGAGAAGTCAGAATACAGAAGACAGGAGTCAGAATAATTGAACACGTTGCCCGTGAGAGGGTTCCAATTCTGAATACTGAATTCTGGCTTCTGAATACTGCGCTTGCAGAACCGACGAAGGAGGTTTTGCAAGCGCCTCACGCGTCAAAATTCACCAGGCCCCGCTCGCGCAGACTGAGATAGCCGGGCGTGTCGGCGCCGGGTGCGCCGATCACCACATGATCCAGCACCTTGATGCCGATGATCCGCGCCGCCTCGACCAGCCGCTTGGTGATGGTGATGTCTTCGGCCGAGGGCGTCGGGTCTCCCGATGGATGGTTGTGAACGAGGATCACGGCGGCGGCGGCGTGGCGGATGGCGCGATTGAACACCTCGCGCGGATGAACCGGGCTGGAATTGATCAGTCCGCGGGTGGCTTCGATCGGCCGGCCGATCAGGCAATTTTTGATATCGAGCAGCAGCACCCAGAACACCTCCTGGGTCTGCTCGCGGGCGAGCGGCGCGGCCAGACGATAGACCGACGCGGGCTCGCGCACCGGAGACGATTTCTCGCCGGGCGTTCGCGCGCAGGCCCGTCGTCCGATCTCGATGGCCGCAGCCAGCTCCATCGCCTTTACCGGCCCCAATCCTTTGATCTTGAGCGCCAGAAGTTCTTCAAAGCCCATTTTGGAAAGGGCCGCCATGCCGCCGGCCCGAACCAGCAGTTCGCGGGCCAGAGCGATCACATTCTTTTTCGGCGTGCCGCTCCGCAACAGGATCGCGATCAGAATCTCATCCGCAACGGCCGTCCCTCCCCGGCGGACGAATTCCTCGCGCGGACGAAGCTCCGTCGGGATGTTCTTGATGCAGGTCGCGCTGGCGCTGTAAGCGGTTGTCGGGTCAAAGACCTCTGAGGATTGCGGCTCCATGTTCCTCCCACTGTTCGTTGACGCGGTCCGCCAGGGCTGCGGCCGATTCCAAGCCCGTGGCGTCCACCCAGACGACCTGCGCCTGATGCCGAAACCACGTCTCCTGCCGCTTGGCGAGCTGACGCGTGCGGATCACCGTGCGCTCGATGGCTTCCGCGCGGGTCATGCGCCCGTCGAGCCATGCGCCGGCCTCGGCATAGCCGATGGCCGCGCGGGCGGTCTCCGACCAGACCGGGAACCGGGCGCGCAAGGCGCGCACCTCTTCGGCGAGGCCGCCGGCAAACATCCGTTCGGCGCGCTCGCGGATGCGGCGATGCAGGACCGGCCGGGGCATGCGCAGCCCCACGATCAGGGGCCCGGCCGGAGGCGCGCTGCGGGGCGCGGCGCCGCCCCCCGCATCGAGACGCTCCAGAGCGCGGATCAGGCGGCGCGGATTGAGCGGGTCGGCCAGCGCCTCCAGCGCCCGCGGATCGCGCGCGCGCAACGCCCGCTGCAACGCCGGGACGCCTTCAGCCGCAAGCACGCCCTGCCAGCGCGCGCGGGCGTCGCCGCCCGCCGCCGGCGCGTCGAGACCGTCGAGGAGCGCCCGGATGTACAGCCCGGTGCCGCCGACGACGATCGGAACGGCTGCGGCCGGCGCGCGGAACGCCGGCGTCACCGCCCGCAGCCACGCGCCCGCACTGTTTGATTCGGAGGGATCGGCGAGATCCAGGCCAAAGTAGGGCACCGCGCCGCGCTCGGCGGCGGACGGCTTGGCCGTGCCGATATCCAGGCCGCGATAGACCAGCATCGAATCGGCCGACACCACCGCCGCGCCCCGGCGTTCCGCCAGAATCTGGGCCACGGCGCTCTTGCCGGTCGCCGTCGCGCCGACGAGGATGAAGGCGGCGAGGCGGTGCAAGTCGCTAACACTGTCTGGTCGTA
Coding sequences within it:
- a CDS encoding JAB domain-containing protein; this encodes MEPQSSEVFDPTTAYSASATCIKNIPTELRPREEFVRRGGTAVADEILIAILLRSGTPKKNVIALARELLVRAGGMAALSKMGFEELLALKIKGLGPVKAMELAAAIEIGRRACARTPGEKSSPVREPASVYRLAAPLAREQTQEVFWVLLLDIKNCLIGRPIEATRGLINSSPVHPREVFNRAIRHAAAAVILVHNHPSGDPTPSAEDITITKRLVEAARIIGIKVLDHVVIGAPGADTPGYLSLRERGLVNFDA
- the miaA gene encoding tRNA (adenosine(37)-N6)-dimethylallyltransferase MiaA translates to MQIPVRPDSVSDLHRLAAFILVGATATGKSAVAQILAERRGAAVVSADSMLVYRGLDIGTAKPSAAERGAVPYFGLDLADPSESNSAGAWLRAVTPAFRAPAAAVPIVVGGTGLYIRALLDGLDAPAAGGDARARWQGVLAAEGVPALQRALRARDPRALEALADPLNPRRLIRALERLDAGGGAAPRSAPPAGPLIVGLRMPRPVLHRRIRERAERMFAGGLAEEVRALRARFPVWSETARAAIGYAEAGAWLDGRMTRAEAIERTVIRTRQLAKRQETWFRHQAQVVWVDATGLESAAALADRVNEQWEEHGAAILRGL